One region of Streptomyces subrutilus genomic DNA includes:
- a CDS encoding NUDIX hydrolase — protein MTTPDYIREIRATAGHRLLLLPGVTAIVVDDRGRVLLGQRSDTGRWSVVGGIAEPGEQPAETAVREVYEETAVRCVPERVVLVQMLEPVTYPNGDVCQFQDITFRCRATGGEACANDSESLEVAWFEVDALPPLEPFALDRVHRALRDEPTWFEAPVAVME, from the coding sequence ATGACCACACCCGATTACATCCGCGAGATCCGCGCCACCGCCGGGCACCGGCTGCTCCTGCTGCCCGGTGTCACGGCCATCGTCGTCGACGACCGGGGCAGGGTGCTGCTCGGCCAGCGCTCCGACACCGGACGGTGGTCGGTGGTCGGCGGAATCGCCGAACCGGGGGAGCAGCCCGCCGAGACCGCCGTGCGCGAGGTGTACGAGGAGACCGCGGTGCGGTGCGTGCCCGAGCGCGTGGTCCTCGTCCAGATGCTCGAACCGGTCACCTACCCCAACGGCGACGTCTGCCAGTTCCAGGACATCACCTTCCGCTGCCGGGCGACCGGCGGTGAGGCGTGCGCCAACGACAGCGAGTCGCTGGAGGTCGCCTGGTTCGAGGTGGACGCCCTGCCGCCGCTGGAGCCCTTCGCGCTCGACCGCGTCCACCGCGCCCTGCGGGACGAGCCGACCTGGTTCGAGGCCCCGGTCGCGGTCATGGAGTAG
- the lnt gene encoding apolipoprotein N-acyltransferase: MSSSVTRAAGNEPADPSAAVRPAAATEPAAPPSARAAETARRQGARLLRPLLAALAGVLLYVSFPPRPLWWLAPFALALLAACLRERRARAGFGLGLLAGLGYLLPLLVWTGEEVGPVPWLALAALEAVFIGLTGLGIALVGRLPAWPLFAAAVWVAGEALRARAPFGGFPWGKLAFGQADGVFTPLAALGGTPLLSFAVALCGFGLYEALRTALDHPRRATAALAALTVVAPVGAGLAARPLVSDAAEDGTAVAAVIQGNVPRLGLDFNAQRRQVLDNHAKRTEQLAEDVKAGRAPKPDFVVWPENSSDLDPYSQPDAYEVIDHAVKAIGVPVAIGAVVSPQTGPLRNTMILWDPVSGPTATYDKRKIQPFGERIPMRSFVRIFNSDVDRVRRDFGPGKDPGVFDMAGSGVGMVTCFEAAFDDAVRSTVRAGAQVIAVPSNNATFGRSQMTYQQLAMDRIRAVEHSRTVLVPVTSGVSAVIRPDGTIERQTEMFTADALVTEVPLRSTETPATRLGPLPEYALLLLAAAGLGWTAARRIRARRAAA, translated from the coding sequence CCGCCGAGACCGCGCGGCGCCAGGGTGCCCGGCTGCTGCGCCCGCTGCTCGCCGCCCTCGCCGGAGTGCTGCTCTACGTCAGCTTCCCGCCCCGCCCCCTGTGGTGGCTGGCCCCCTTCGCCCTCGCCCTGCTCGCCGCCTGCCTGCGCGAGCGCCGTGCCCGGGCCGGCTTCGGACTCGGCCTCCTCGCCGGCCTCGGCTACCTGCTGCCGCTCCTCGTCTGGACCGGTGAGGAGGTCGGCCCCGTGCCCTGGCTGGCGCTGGCCGCCCTCGAAGCCGTCTTCATCGGCCTCACCGGACTCGGGATCGCCCTCGTCGGCAGGCTTCCGGCCTGGCCGCTGTTCGCCGCCGCCGTCTGGGTCGCGGGCGAGGCACTGCGCGCCCGCGCCCCCTTCGGGGGGTTCCCGTGGGGCAAGCTCGCCTTCGGCCAGGCCGACGGCGTCTTCACCCCGCTCGCCGCGCTCGGCGGCACCCCGCTGCTCTCCTTCGCCGTCGCCCTCTGCGGATTCGGGCTGTACGAAGCCCTGCGCACCGCCCTCGACCACCCCCGCCGGGCCACCGCCGCGCTGGCCGCGCTCACCGTCGTCGCCCCCGTCGGCGCCGGCCTCGCCGCCCGGCCGCTGGTCTCCGACGCCGCCGAGGACGGCACCGCCGTGGCAGCGGTGATCCAGGGCAACGTGCCCCGCCTGGGCCTCGACTTCAACGCCCAGCGCCGCCAGGTCCTGGACAACCACGCCAAGCGCACCGAACAGCTCGCCGAGGACGTCAAGGCCGGCCGCGCCCCGAAGCCCGACTTCGTCGTCTGGCCGGAGAACTCCTCCGACCTAGACCCGTACTCCCAGCCCGATGCCTACGAGGTCATCGACCATGCCGTCAAGGCGATCGGCGTGCCCGTGGCCATCGGCGCCGTCGTGTCCCCCCAGACCGGCCCGCTGCGCAACACGATGATCCTCTGGGACCCGGTGAGCGGCCCCACCGCGACCTACGACAAGCGCAAGATCCAGCCCTTCGGCGAGCGCATCCCGATGCGCTCCTTCGTCCGGATCTTCAACTCCGACGTGGACCGGGTCCGCCGCGACTTCGGGCCCGGCAAGGACCCCGGCGTGTTCGACATGGCCGGCAGCGGTGTCGGCATGGTCACCTGCTTCGAGGCCGCCTTCGACGACGCCGTCCGCTCCACCGTCCGGGCCGGTGCCCAGGTGATCGCCGTACCCAGCAACAACGCCACCTTCGGTCGCAGCCAGATGACCTACCAGCAGCTGGCCATGGACCGGATCCGCGCCGTCGAACACAGCCGGACCGTCCTCGTACCGGTCACCAGCGGGGTGAGCGCGGTGATCCGCCCCGACGGGACCATCGAGCGGCAGACGGAGATGTTCACGGCGGACGCGCTGGTCACCGAGGTCCCGCTGCGCTCCACCGAGACCCCCGCGACCCGGCTCGGACCGCTGCCCGAGTACGCGCTGCTGCTCCTCGCCGCCGCCGGTCTCGGCTGGACCGCGGCCCGCCGGATCCGCGCCCGCCGGGCCGCGGCGTAG